The window GTCGAGGCCATGGACGGCTCATTGACAGTCGAAAGCCATCCCGGCACAGGAACCCGTATCGCCGTAGTGCTCACCCTACCCTCTCCCACTGATGAAAACCGAATCGCCTGAGCGCATCCACATCCTGATCGCCGACGATCATTTTACCGTACTCGAAGGGCTGGCCGCCATCATCGCCCGACAGCCCGATATGCAGGTCACCGGACAGGCGGGCGACGGCGAAGAAGCGCTCGCCCTTTGGAAGACGACGCAGCCCGACATCTGCCTGCTGGACCTGCGCATGCCGAAGCTCGACGGCGTGACGGTCACCGAGTCCATCCGCGCCCTCGATCACTCGGCCCGGGTCATCGTTCTCACCACCTACGACACCGACAACGACATCCTCCGCGCGATCCGTGCCGGAGCCAAGGCCTACCTGCTCAAGGATTCCCGGCGCGAGGATCTCCTCGACTGCATCCGGCGGGTCTATCGCGGCGAAACGTTCATCACCCCCACGCTGGTCGAGAAACTCGCCAGCGGCCTGAGCGTGGAACCGCTCACCGGGCGCGAACTGGACGTCCTCACCCTCCTCGCCTCCGGCCTGAGCAACAAGGAAATCGGCACCCGGCTTTGCATTACGGAGACGACAGTGAAATCCCACCTCCGGGCCATCTTCAGCAAGCTGAACGTCCTGAGCCGCACCGAGGCGGTCACCGCCGCCAACAAGCGTGGGCTCATTCAGATTTAGGCAGGCGGAACGACGGGAGCTCATCCGGGAGGTTGGGCGGCATCTCCTTCTTCCGAAGGAGGAAAAGTTCACCGGCTCGGGCAATAGAAATACATGGCTGTCAGGGACTACGGTTCCCGGACCATGAGCCATTATCACAAGCTTTATACTGCTGAAGACAGCGCCGTCGTCTTCATCGATCATCAACCCCAGATGACCTTCGGTGTGTCCAATATCGACCGTGCTACGCTGATCAACAACGTCACCCTCCTCGCCAAGGTCGCGAAGGAATTCAACGTCCCCGCCGTGATCACGGCAGTGGAGACCGAGTCTTTCAGCGGCTACGTCTGGCCTCAGCTCCTGGATGTGTTTCCGGGACAGCAAGTGGTCGAACGCACATCGATGAACTCGTGGGATGACGAGGGCTTCCGCGCCGCGATCAAAGCCACGGGCCGCAAAAACATCATCATGACCGGCCTCTGGACGGAAGTTTGCGTGACCTGGCCGACCATCGAGATGCTTGGGGAAGGCTATAACATTTATGTCGTCGAGGATTGTTGCGGAGCCACGTCATCCGCAGCTCAGGAAGCCGCTCTTTCCCGCATGGTGCAGGCGGGCGCGGTGCGCGTCACCACCATGCCCGCTCTGCTCGAGTGGCAGCGCGACTGGGCGCGTCGCGATCATTACAACAACCTGATGGGCATCATCAAAAACCAGGGCGGCGCGTATGGCGTCGGCGTCGAGTACGCCTACACCATGGTGCATCACGCCCCGCAGTCGGCGATCCAGCCGCAAGTCGTCGCTCCGAAGGCTGCCCACTAGGTTCGCCACCTCATGGGTGAGACGATCCATATCGCAATCACCCGGCGCGTTCGAAGGTCGCATCTCGCCGACTTCGAACGCGCCCTGGCGGACTTTGCCAGCCGCTCCCTCGCGGAGCAGGGGATGACCGGGGTGCACATCCTGCACCCTGCGCCGGACTCCGGCTCGACCGAGTACGGCATCCTGCGTTCCTTCCAGAGCGCGCGGGATCTGGAGACCTTTTACCATTCGACGCTCTATCGCGATTGGGTCGAGCGCATCCAGCCGATGGTGGAGGGCGAGCCTCAAATCCGGCATCTCTCCGGGCTTGAGGCATGGTTCCGCGAAGGCCACCACATGCCGCCGCGATGGAAGATGGCGGTCCTCACCTTCCTGGCGGTCTGGCCGGTCAGCATCATCGTCCCCGCACTGCTT of the Terrimicrobium sacchariphilum genome contains:
- a CDS encoding response regulator, translating into MKTESPERIHILIADDHFTVLEGLAAIIARQPDMQVTGQAGDGEEALALWKTTQPDICLLDLRMPKLDGVTVTESIRALDHSARVIVLTTYDTDNDILRAIRAGAKAYLLKDSRREDLLDCIRRVYRGETFITPTLVEKLASGLSVEPLTGRELDVLTLLASGLSNKEIGTRLCITETTVKSHLRAIFSKLNVLSRTEAVTAANKRGLIQI
- a CDS encoding hydrolase; amino-acid sequence: MSHYHKLYTAEDSAVVFIDHQPQMTFGVSNIDRATLINNVTLLAKVAKEFNVPAVITAVETESFSGYVWPQLLDVFPGQQVVERTSMNSWDDEGFRAAIKATGRKNIIMTGLWTEVCVTWPTIEMLGEGYNIYVVEDCCGATSSAAQEAALSRMVQAGAVRVTTMPALLEWQRDWARRDHYNNLMGIIKNQGGAYGVGVEYAYTMVHHAPQSAIQPQVVAPKAAH
- a CDS encoding antibiotic biosynthesis monooxygenase encodes the protein MGETIHIAITRRVRRSHLADFERALADFASRSLAEQGMTGVHILHPAPDSGSTEYGILRSFQSARDLETFYHSTLYRDWVERIQPMVEGEPQIRHLSGLEAWFREGHHMPPRWKMAVLTFLAVWPVSIIVPALLRPFILSLHFILQAGLVSAGIVIVLTWVAMPLLVKLSHPWLHPASNKPTP